Proteins found in one Mucilaginibacter gracilis genomic segment:
- the secDF gene encoding protein translocase subunit SecDF, translated as MQGKGIIKFFAILLAVVCLYQLSFTFVAQKVKRDAKEYAKGNMAKERGYLDSMATQPVYPVLKHTYQYCLDKEIALGLDLKGGMDVTMQISLVELVKSLSNNNPDVAFNQALSNASAIAKNSTADYITLFVQEYEKLVPNAKLAAIFSTKENQDHIKFNATNNEVQAYLQDQAKVAIIQAKTVLTTRIDQFGVTQPNIQLQQGNRILIELPGVFDKERVDKLLQGSANLEFYETYENADFYQFLMNADKILAAKAKAAKTDTTAKVAAATGTKTDTAAKSNALSLLNKVKKSADKDSTSALGKNQASQNPLLSLLHLSIYPGQNNQPQLGTGPVVGQALQKDTAKINAFLNSPEVKSSMPRNAKLLWGVKGSEKKVFELYAVKLSGSENGPVLSGDVISDAGPSTDEKGNPEVRMVMNSEGATKWRRVTAEAAAKEPKKAIAIVLDDNVYSAPTVQNEISGGISSISGSFTIDDTKDLANVLKSGRLKAPAHIIGEEIVGASLGQEAISDGLTSSLVGLLVVLVFMVLYYNRAGTVACVAVVVNVFFLMGVLASLHAVLTLEGIAGIVLTLGIAVDANVLIYERIREELDHGKSLRIAIADGFKHALSSILDSNISTFLTGLILYIFGSGPIRGFATTLMIGIVTSLFCSLLISRLIFEWLLKRDKPIKFSNPWSSHTFKNANFAFVKNRFKFYIFSGVFILIGIVSMATRGFNYGVDFRGGRTFIVRYDQPVSSEKVNDVLVNMMSKETIVKTYGTSGQQVSITTTYLIDDNSDGADAKAQAKLNEGLSQIPGKFQIMSQQKVGPTIASDLKSSAVYAVLFAIIIISIYILVRFRKWQFSLGAMIATAHDALLVLSFFSIFKDMLPFSLDIDQKFIAAILTVIGYSINDTVVVFDRIREFLNLHHAKTDNPKEVINQAINSTLSRTIITALTVVFVLIVLFIFGGDVIRGFSFALLIGVCFGTYSSICVATPVIIDFGKKDLR; from the coding sequence AGCTCTCGTTCACATTTGTGGCGCAGAAAGTTAAGCGCGATGCCAAAGAATATGCGAAAGGTAACATGGCAAAGGAAAGAGGCTACCTGGATTCGATGGCTACACAGCCAGTCTATCCGGTACTCAAACACACTTATCAATACTGCTTAGACAAGGAAATTGCTTTGGGCTTGGATTTGAAGGGCGGTATGGACGTTACCATGCAAATATCATTGGTTGAATTGGTAAAATCGTTATCAAACAATAACCCTGATGTTGCTTTTAACCAGGCTTTAAGTAATGCTTCGGCAATTGCTAAAAACAGCACGGCCGATTACATAACCCTGTTTGTACAGGAATATGAAAAACTGGTGCCTAATGCTAAACTGGCCGCAATATTTTCTACAAAAGAAAACCAGGATCACATTAAGTTTAACGCCACAAACAACGAAGTGCAAGCTTACCTGCAAGACCAGGCTAAGGTTGCCATTATACAGGCCAAAACGGTATTAACTACCCGTATTGACCAGTTTGGCGTTACACAACCCAATATCCAGCTTCAACAAGGCAACCGGATATTGATTGAGTTACCCGGTGTGTTTGATAAGGAACGGGTTGATAAGCTTTTACAAGGTTCGGCAAATTTGGAGTTTTACGAAACTTATGAAAACGCCGATTTTTATCAGTTTTTAATGAATGCTGATAAAATTTTAGCCGCAAAAGCTAAAGCCGCAAAAACCGATACAACAGCTAAAGTTGCTGCTGCAACCGGTACCAAAACAGATACCGCGGCAAAATCAAACGCACTAAGCCTTTTAAATAAAGTTAAAAAGAGTGCAGATAAAGACAGCACATCGGCGCTAGGCAAAAATCAGGCTTCGCAAAACCCATTGCTTTCTTTATTGCATTTGAGTATTTACCCCGGTCAAAATAACCAACCTCAACTTGGTACTGGGCCGGTTGTTGGTCAGGCTCTTCAAAAAGATACTGCCAAAATCAATGCGTTTTTAAACAGCCCCGAGGTTAAATCTTCGATGCCACGTAATGCTAAATTATTATGGGGTGTAAAAGGCAGCGAGAAAAAAGTATTTGAATTATACGCTGTTAAATTATCGGGATCAGAAAACGGACCGGTATTATCGGGAGATGTAATATCAGATGCCGGACCAAGCACTGACGAAAAGGGAAACCCCGAAGTTAGAATGGTTATGAACTCGGAAGGCGCTACCAAATGGAGAAGAGTAACTGCCGAAGCTGCTGCTAAAGAGCCTAAAAAAGCTATTGCTATTGTATTAGACGACAATGTATACTCGGCACCAACCGTACAAAACGAAATTTCGGGCGGTATATCATCCATCAGCGGAAGCTTCACTATTGATGACACTAAAGATTTAGCCAACGTATTAAAATCGGGCCGTTTAAAAGCTCCCGCTCACATTATAGGCGAAGAAATTGTAGGTGCCTCGTTAGGGCAGGAAGCTATTAGCGATGGTTTAACCTCATCATTAGTAGGTTTATTGGTGGTACTAGTGTTTATGGTACTTTACTATAACCGTGCAGGTACTGTAGCCTGTGTGGCGGTAGTAGTTAACGTATTCTTTTTAATGGGTGTACTGGCCAGCTTACACGCAGTGTTAACCTTAGAAGGTATTGCTGGTATAGTTTTAACCCTGGGTATTGCGGTTGATGCCAACGTATTGATATACGAGCGTATCCGCGAAGAACTTGATCATGGCAAATCGTTACGTATTGCTATTGCCGATGGTTTTAAACATGCGTTATCATCAATTCTGGATTCTAACATCAGTACGTTCCTTACCGGTTTAATACTTTATATATTTGGTTCGGGCCCTATCAGAGGTTTTGCTACCACTTTGATGATTGGTATTGTAACTTCATTATTCTGTTCTTTATTAATTTCAAGGTTAATTTTTGAATGGTTGCTTAAAAGAGATAAGCCAATCAAGTTTTCAAACCCATGGAGTTCACATACTTTCAAAAACGCTAATTTTGCGTTTGTTAAAAACCGTTTCAAGTTTTACATCTTCTCGGGTGTATTTATCCTTATCGGTATTGTATCAATGGCTACGCGGGGCTTTAACTACGGTGTTGATTTCCGTGGTGGCCGTACTTTTATCGTTCGCTATGATCAGCCGGTATCAAGCGAAAAGGTAAACGACGTGCTTGTTAACATGATGAGTAAAGAAACCATAGTTAAAACCTACGGAACATCTGGCCAGCAAGTAAGCATTACAACTACTTACCTTATTGACGATAACAGCGATGGCGCCGATGCCAAAGCACAGGCTAAACTAAACGAAGGGCTTTCGCAAATACCGGGCAAGTTCCAAATTATGAGCCAGCAAAAAGTAGGCCCAACCATTGCAAGCGATTTAAAATCGTCGGCAGTGTACGCGGTTCTTTTCGCCATCATTATTATATCCATTTATATATTGGTTCGTTTCCGCAAATGGCAGTTTAGTTTGGGTGCAATGATTGCAACCGCGCATGATGCCTTGCTGGTATTATCGTTCTTCTCTATATTTAAAGATATGTTGCCGTTTTCGTTGGATATTGACCAAAAGTTTATTGCCGCTATATTAACGGTAATTGGTTACTCTATTAACGATACCGTTGTAGTGTTTGACCGTATCCGCGAGTTCTTGAACCTGCACCATGCTAAAACCGATAACCCTAAAGAGGTTATTAACCAGGCTATTAATAGCACCCTAAGCCGTACCATTATTACAGCTTTAACTGTAGTGTTTGTATTGATAGTGTTATTTATATTTGGTGGCGACGTAATTAGAGGGTTCTCGTTCGCATTATTAATTGGTGTGTGCTTTGGTACATACTCGTCTATATGCGTGGCAACTCCTGTTATTATCGACTTCGGAAAAAAAGACCTGCGCTAG
- a CDS encoding NAD(P)/FAD-dependent oxidoreductase translates to METENNSKFPKLVIIGGGFGGIELAKHLDDKPVDIIMLDKHNYHTFQPLLYQVATGGLEADSIAFPLRKIFEGQKNFRFRIAEVTKIRPGDNSIDTTIGEIKYDYLVIATGSTTNFFGNKQIEHFSMPMKSIPEALNLRSMILQNLEEAILQNGKEAREPYMNFVVVGAGPTGVELSGAIAELRNHILHKDYPELNKDEMKVYLVEGLPKVLQVMSEQASSKSTEFLKEIGVEVLTNVTVKDYDGKEIKLGDGKSIKTHNVIWSAGVMGQVIDGLPKEGIVKGNRIQTDEINRVNGQTNIFAIGDVAAIITPDTPKGHPGVAQVAIQQGTHLAKNLIKIIDGQPAEPFKYNDKGSLATIGRNKAVADIGKIRFQGFFAWLVWMFVHLISLAGFRNRVVVFINWIGSYFSYNGGTRLIIRKFIREEIVATEHLPKAND, encoded by the coding sequence ATGGAAACAGAAAACAATTCAAAATTTCCCAAATTAGTAATTATAGGCGGCGGCTTTGGCGGTATTGAACTGGCCAAACATCTGGACGATAAGCCTGTGGATATTATCATGCTGGATAAACACAACTATCACACCTTTCAGCCTTTATTATATCAGGTGGCAACAGGCGGCCTGGAGGCCGATTCGATAGCCTTCCCGTTGAGGAAAATATTTGAGGGCCAAAAAAATTTTAGATTCCGGATTGCCGAAGTAACCAAAATACGCCCCGGGGATAATAGCATTGACACCACTATAGGCGAAATAAAGTACGACTACCTGGTAATTGCAACCGGCTCAACCACCAACTTTTTTGGCAACAAGCAAATTGAGCACTTCTCGATGCCGATGAAAAGCATACCCGAGGCACTCAACCTGCGGAGTATGATATTGCAAAATTTAGAAGAAGCCATATTACAAAACGGCAAAGAAGCGCGCGAACCTTATATGAATTTTGTTGTAGTTGGCGCCGGCCCCACCGGGGTTGAACTATCGGGAGCCATTGCCGAATTGCGCAATCATATTTTACATAAAGACTACCCGGAACTTAATAAAGACGAAATGAAGGTTTACCTGGTTGAAGGTTTGCCCAAAGTATTGCAGGTAATGTCGGAGCAGGCATCATCCAAATCAACCGAGTTTTTAAAGGAGATTGGCGTTGAAGTGTTAACCAATGTAACCGTTAAGGATTACGACGGTAAGGAAATTAAATTAGGAGATGGCAAAAGCATTAAAACGCACAACGTAATCTGGTCTGCCGGGGTAATGGGCCAGGTGATTGATGGTTTACCAAAAGAAGGTATAGTAAAAGGTAACCGCATACAAACCGACGAAATAAACAGGGTTAACGGGCAAACCAATATTTTTGCCATTGGCGACGTGGCCGCTATAATTACTCCTGATACACCAAAAGGCCATCCAGGTGTAGCACAGGTGGCCATACAACAAGGCACGCACCTGGCTAAAAACCTCATCAAAATAATTGACGGCCAACCCGCCGAACCGTTTAAATATAACGATAAAGGGTCGTTGGCAACCATAGGCCGCAACAAGGCCGTTGCCGATATTGGTAAAATACGCTTCCAGGGATTTTTTGCCTGGCTGGTGTGGATGTTTGTGCATTTAATATCATTAGCCGGTTTCCGCAACCGGGTGGTTGTTTTTATTAACTGGATAGGCAGCTATTTTAGCTATAATGGCGGTACACGGCTCATCATCCGTAAATTTATTCGCGAAGAAATTGTGGCAACAGAGCACTTGCCGAAAGCCAACGATTGA
- a CDS encoding glutathionylspermidine synthase family protein yields the protein MKRFKISPRNNWQKTVEALGFNFHSTDVPYWDETAHYTFTMPEVEKLEAVTAELWDMCIQAVQYVIDNNLFEAFKIPKFIIPHIVDSWNEDAPAIYGRFDFWYDGIGEPKLIEFNADTPTSLFEASIIQWFWLKDFDEPKDQFNSLHEKLIDYWKYLKNYLYNDKLYFSCIKDSLEDFTTTAYMQDCAMQGGLDTEFIYIEDIGWDNNNQYFVDLKNQPIRNIFKLYPYEWMVNEAFGQNIVTDTQKALWIEPSWKMLLSNKAILAILWQLFPEHKNLLPTYFTRSDLTKYVKKPFLSREGANITIVENGLVIEATDGDYGEEGYVYQELCKLPNFDGNFPVIGSWVIGQQPAGIGIRESDGLITNNMSRFVPHLIE from the coding sequence ATGAAGCGTTTTAAAATATCCCCCCGCAATAACTGGCAAAAAACGGTTGAAGCCTTAGGCTTTAATTTTCATAGTACCGATGTACCGTATTGGGATGAAACCGCCCATTACACCTTTACCATGCCCGAGGTAGAAAAACTTGAAGCCGTTACGGCCGAACTGTGGGACATGTGCATACAAGCCGTTCAGTATGTTATTGATAATAACTTGTTTGAAGCCTTTAAGATTCCGAAATTTATTATCCCGCATATTGTAGATTCGTGGAACGAGGATGCGCCAGCTATATACGGCCGGTTTGACTTTTGGTATGATGGCATTGGCGAACCCAAATTGATTGAATTTAATGCCGATACCCCTACCTCACTTTTTGAAGCATCAATTATACAATGGTTTTGGCTAAAGGATTTTGATGAACCGAAAGATCAGTTTAACTCACTGCACGAGAAGCTGATTGATTACTGGAAATACCTTAAAAATTACCTGTATAACGACAAATTATATTTCAGCTGCATAAAAGATAGTTTAGAAGATTTTACTACCACAGCCTATATGCAGGACTGTGCAATGCAGGGCGGACTTGACACGGAGTTTATTTACATTGAAGACATTGGTTGGGACAATAACAATCAATATTTTGTTGATTTAAAAAACCAACCCATCCGCAATATTTTTAAGCTATATCCGTATGAGTGGATGGTGAACGAAGCTTTTGGGCAAAACATAGTTACAGATACTCAGAAAGCACTGTGGATTGAGCCAAGTTGGAAAATGTTGTTAAGCAACAAGGCCATTTTAGCTATTTTATGGCAATTGTTTCCTGAGCATAAAAATTTGTTGCCTACGTATTTTACCAGGAGTGATTTAACAAAATATGTTAAAAAGCCTTTCCTCTCGCGCGAGGGCGCAAACATAACCATTGTGGAAAACGGCTTGGTAATAGAAGCTACTGATGGCGATTACGGTGAAGAGGGCTATGTTTACCAGGAATTGTGCAAGCTGCCCAATTTTGATGGTAATTTCCCGGTAATTGGCAGTTGGGTTATTGGGCAGCAACCCGCGGGTATAGGTATCCGCGAGTCAGATGGGTTAATTACCAATAATATGAGCCGCTTTGTTCCCCATTTAATTGAATGA
- a CDS encoding hydroxymethylglutaryl-CoA lyase, translating to MKNKQYAIKLTECPRDAMQGIHNFVPTEVKAQYINLLLQVGFNTIDFGSFVSHKAIPQMRDTADVLARLHLDNTTSKLLAITANLHGAEDAVAFDEISYLGFPFSISETFQQRNTNSGIRESFNTVKKINKLCRSNNKELLVYLSMAFGNPYGDEWNTDMVTKWAGQMVDEGISIISLADTTGVSTPQKLKEIYPALCAAFPETEFGVHLHSVPATSLEKITAAYEAGCERFDSALKGFGGCPMATDDLTGNIATENLISFLQQQGIDLSLDMAKWDEAMSYSAKIFG from the coding sequence ATGAAGAATAAACAGTATGCAATAAAACTCACCGAGTGCCCGCGCGATGCCATGCAGGGGATACATAACTTTGTGCCAACCGAAGTAAAAGCCCAATACATCAACCTGCTTTTGCAGGTTGGCTTTAACACTATCGATTTTGGCAGCTTTGTATCGCACAAGGCTATCCCGCAAATGCGTGATACCGCTGATGTTTTGGCACGGCTTCATCTCGATAATACCACATCCAAATTGTTAGCTATCACTGCTAATTTGCATGGTGCCGAAGATGCGGTAGCGTTTGATGAAATCAGCTATCTGGGTTTTCCGTTTTCTATATCCGAAACCTTTCAGCAGCGTAATACAAATTCCGGAATTCGGGAATCGTTTAATACAGTTAAAAAGATAAACAAGCTTTGCCGCTCAAACAATAAAGAATTATTGGTTTACTTATCTATGGCTTTTGGCAACCCTTACGGGGACGAATGGAACACTGATATGGTTACCAAATGGGCCGGGCAAATGGTTGATGAAGGCATCAGCATTATTTCGCTGGCCGATACTACAGGGGTATCAACACCTCAAAAATTAAAGGAAATATACCCTGCGCTATGCGCTGCCTTCCCCGAGACCGAATTTGGCGTACACCTGCATTCGGTACCGGCAACTAGCCTTGAAAAAATAACGGCTGCCTATGAGGCAGGTTGCGAACGCTTTGATAGTGCCCTTAAAGGCTTTGGCGGCTGCCCAATGGCCACCGACGATTTAACAGGCAACATAGCTACCGAAAACCTAATAAGCTTTTTACAGCAGCAAGGCATTGATTTAAGCCTTGATATGGCCAAATGGGATGAAGCAATGAGTTACTCGGCAAAGATTTTTGGATAA
- a CDS encoding GNAT family N-acetyltransferase — translation MLIKVSKVYQPAHLDEVFAIRREVFVGEQNCPPELEWEHEEESNHFLATVDGEPAGASRWRKTDKGYKLERFAVLGKYRNNGIGQALVQAVLNDLPADANYIYLHAQIYAVTLYQRFGFEKTGPEFEEAGIRHYKMVLAR, via the coding sequence ATGTTGATAAAAGTAAGTAAAGTATACCAGCCTGCCCATTTGGACGAGGTATTTGCCATAAGGCGAGAAGTATTTGTTGGCGAACAAAATTGCCCTCCGGAGTTGGAATGGGAGCATGAAGAAGAATCTAATCATTTTTTAGCCACTGTTGATGGTGAGCCCGCGGGGGCTTCGCGTTGGCGTAAAACCGATAAGGGATACAAGTTGGAGCGTTTTGCCGTATTGGGTAAATACAGAAATAATGGAATAGGGCAGGCCCTTGTACAAGCCGTGTTGAACGATTTACCTGCCGATGCCAATTACATTTACCTGCACGCGCAAATTTATGCCGTAACGCTTTACCAAAGATTTGGCTTTGAAAAAACCGGACCGGAGTTTGAAGAAGCCGGAATAAGGCATTATAAAATGGTGCTGGCAAGGTAA
- a CDS encoding low affinity iron permease family protein translates to MSHKKKNFFERFSNWATNATGSSAAFILASASIVIWGATGPVFSYSTTWQLIINTGTTIITFLMVFLIQKSQNKDSKAIHLKLNELIAAHQGASNRMVNIEDITEKELDQLRKFYVRLSILAKQEDDLGCTHSIDAADDNHQYKSERVNYHREREKLKDVDKSK, encoded by the coding sequence ATGAGTCATAAAAAAAAGAACTTTTTCGAAAGGTTTTCTAATTGGGCTACTAACGCTACAGGCAGTTCAGCGGCTTTTATATTAGCATCTGCAAGTATTGTAATATGGGGCGCTACGGGGCCGGTTTTTAGTTACTCAACAACCTGGCAGCTCATTATCAATACGGGCACAACCATTATTACCTTTTTGATGGTTTTTTTAATACAAAAATCGCAAAATAAAGATTCGAAAGCTATTCACCTCAAATTGAACGAGCTTATTGCCGCTCACCAGGGCGCAAGTAACCGTATGGTTAATATTGAAGATATTACCGAAAAGGAATTGGATCAATTACGTAAATTTTACGTCCGATTATCTATCTTAGCTAAGCAGGAGGATGACTTAGGTTGCACACATTCTATTGATGCAGCCGATGATAATCACCAGTATAAATCAGAACGTGTGAACTACCACAGGGAGCGCGAAAAACTAAAAGATGTTGATAAAAGTAAGTAA